A stretch of Algiphilus sp. DNA encodes these proteins:
- a CDS encoding heme A synthase encodes MDRSRIFRRLAGAGTLLALCVVVFGAFVRLSDAGLGCPDWPGCYGQLGAPSTEAHIAAAQEGFPHAPVDTAKAWIEMGHRYIAGILGLLILGLAVLAWRGRRDGLPMGASTALLLLVGFQGALGMWTVTLLLKPLVVTAHLIGGMSTLGLLCWLWLSQRPQPRMPAPSGARALVLAALAAVALQIALGGWVSTNYAAMACTEFPTCHDGQYFPAMDPAEGFVLWRGIGQNYEYGVLEHPARTAIHVVHRLWAVGVTLIVAALALLLVLRASGPLRALGAALGAALVLQLGIGVGIVLLHLPLGLATAHNAGAAILLLCMIATVHTVWRAPREVAA; translated from the coding sequence ATGGACCGTTCCCGCATCTTCCGGCGCCTGGCCGGTGCCGGCACGCTGCTCGCGCTGTGCGTGGTCGTGTTCGGCGCATTCGTGCGCCTGTCCGATGCCGGGCTGGGATGCCCGGACTGGCCGGGCTGCTACGGCCAGCTCGGCGCGCCCAGCACGGAAGCGCACATCGCGGCCGCGCAGGAAGGCTTCCCCCATGCGCCGGTGGATACGGCCAAGGCCTGGATCGAGATGGGTCACCGCTACATCGCCGGTATCCTCGGGCTGCTCATCCTCGGCCTGGCCGTTCTGGCCTGGCGCGGCCGCCGCGACGGACTGCCGATGGGGGCGAGCACGGCCCTGCTTCTGCTGGTGGGCTTCCAGGGGGCGCTCGGCATGTGGACCGTTACCCTGCTGCTCAAGCCGCTCGTGGTCACTGCGCATCTCATCGGCGGGATGAGCACGCTGGGGCTGTTGTGCTGGCTTTGGCTGTCGCAGCGCCCGCAACCGCGGATGCCCGCACCGTCGGGTGCGCGCGCGCTGGTCCTGGCCGCGCTGGCGGCGGTGGCGCTGCAGATCGCGCTCGGCGGCTGGGTGTCCACGAACTACGCGGCGATGGCGTGCACGGAGTTCCCGACTTGCCACGACGGCCAGTATTTCCCGGCCATGGATCCCGCCGAGGGCTTCGTACTCTGGCGCGGGATCGGGCAAAATTACGAATATGGCGTACTCGAACATCCCGCGCGCACGGCCATCCACGTCGTGCACCGGCTCTGGGCCGTGGGCGTGACCCTGATCGTGGCGGCACTGGCCCTGCTGCTCGTGCTGCGCGCGAGCGGGCCGCTGCGCGCGCTCGGTGCCGCGCTCGGCGCCGCGCTGGTGCTGCAGCTCGGCATCGGCGTCGGCATCGTGCTGCTGCATCTTCCGCTGGGGCTGGCGACCGCGCACAACGCCGGTGCCGCGATCCTGCTGCTGTGCATGATCGCGACCGTTCATACCGTCTGGCGCGCGCCCCGGGAGGTCGCCGCATGA